The genomic segment GTGGCGCGCGCCCGCGCCAGCGCGTCACGTGCGATGGCGTTCGACTCAACGGACATTGACGCGCGGCTCGCGCGCGCGCTGGTCGTCGAAGCCGACGGCGACGCGGCGGGCGCGTACCGGATGTTGGTGGCGCTGGCGCGGGGCGCGCCGAGCGACGCCATGGTCTACTTCCACATGGGGTGGGTGCAGCAGCTTATCGGGCACCATGAAGAGGCAATCCCCAGCTACGAACGCGCCGCCCTGCTCGAGCCACGGTGGCCGGCCGCTCGGGGGGAGCTCGCGGGCGCCTACGACCGCCTCTCGCGGTACCAGGAGGCGATCCGTACCCGCGAGCACGAGATCGTCCTCGCATCGGACTTCGCGGTCGTGCGCGTCTTCCAGGCGTCGTCGTATCTCCTCTGGCGCGCGGACACTGCGGCGGCGCGCCGGGAGCTCGAGCGCGGCGACCAAGGGCAGCTGGTCCCCGCGCTGACACGGTGGCTGACTGGCCCCGCGGGGCGCGCGATCTGGTGGCGCGTGATGCCGCGTGCGGTGCTCGCTGCCAAAGACACGCTGACGCTGGCCGGCTTCTCGCGGGGCGGCTCGGACGCGCCGGAGCTGTTCCATCTCATGAAGGCGCACCATTTCGCGTTCACCGGGCGCACGGACCGGGCCCGGGCGCACGCCGATTCGGTGATCGCGCTCGCTGAACCGGCACGGCGCCACGAGTCCGGCGCGGGCGCATCGACCGAGTTCGTGGTCTTGCCGCACCACCTGACGCTCGCGGAGATCCTCGCGGAGGCGTACGCGTACACCGGACGCGCTGCGGGCGCCGCGAGGGCGGTGGACCAGTACGTCCAGGAGGCGCGCCGGAACCCGCGGTCGGAACCGTTGGTCACGGCGGCGTACGTCGACGCGCGGATCGGCCGCCGCGACCTCGCCGTGGCGCGACTTACGGAGGCGCTCCGCCTCCCCTCAGGAAATCTCATCTCCCGCGCGCTGCTCCGGGCCGATCCATCGTGGGCGCCGCTGCGCGGGCATCCCGGCTTCGAGCGGCTGATCGCCGGAGGCAAGCCATGACGCGCTCCGTCGCCGACGACGCTCGCGCAGCGCCTGGAGTGCGTCCCGTCGCTTGGAAGCGGATACCAGCGGCAGCTGCTCGGGGACGAAGTGCCTGATTTCGGGAAGCCCGTCATGCAACGATGCGAGTGAAAGCCTAACGCGACGGAGTTTAGCTGCGGCGTGCAGCTACACAGGCGCGACTAACTCTAAGTAACGACTAACTCGCCAGGCGCTCAACCCAACGACATGGGCGCGCTGTCAGCTACAACTCCTCGTTAGGCCGCGGGATCCTGGCATTCGAGAGTCGCCGCACCCGGCTGTTATTTAATATCCAGCGCTGCCTTGATCGCGGCGGCCGCGACGCTCTCGCCAATTTTGGTTGCCACGCTGAGCGACCACTTCCCGGCCTTCGCGAGCAGCCCGATGGCCTTCGATCGGTCTCCGCTCTTCGCCGCGACCTCCGCCTCGGTAACAGCTGCAATCGCCGTGGGTTTGTGAGGTGTATCGGGCTCCTGTTGCAGCGCCGCGCGCAGCGCGACCAGTCCGCGCGCAAGTTTTTCGAGGTCGATGTCCTCGGCCGCTTCAGTGAGCGTCTGATTGACGGTGAAACCGGAAGCCTGTCCGCCGGGATTCACTACCACTCCCGCCTGCTTGATTTCCTGGCTCATGATGACCTGCTCGATCGACAGGGTGATGTTCGGCGGCGGCGGAACTTCGGCCGGCATCGGTATGCTCGTTCCGAATCGGAACTCGATGTTCTCTCGAATGTAGTTGCTCGTGCAATGTGCGGCCGTGAAGCGGAGCAGCTCCTGCGTGCGCTTGCGCCGGCTGTCAGTGACGATGTTGCCTCCGGTCACCCGCACGCGCTCCAGGACCATCTCGTGAGTGAGCGTACGTCCGTCACGCGGCGACCACGCCATCAGGTCTCTCAGCTCTTTGGCCGACCACCACTCGGTCTTGATGGCGACCTCATGGAAATCAAGGTCGGCCGCGATCGGCGTCGCTCTGACGTGCGAGACCATCACGACCTCGCGCAACCGCTGGTCGACGTAGAAGACCGGGACGACGTAGGTGAAGGCATCCAGCTCGTCTGCGTGCAGCATCTCCGGACGACGTGCCGATGCGACGATGGCTCCGCCGAAGGTCGGCCGCTTGAGCTGCTCGCGGAGAAACCAGTGCGCCGCCGGATGAGCGCGGAGGCTCGG from the Gemmatimonadaceae bacterium genome contains:
- a CDS encoding AAA family ATPase; translated protein: MTQLIPIDAHVYELWMNSGTDPWPDGQLGTFTEGVLLYGPRGCGKTFAAESICTEGAREKLEIDAVDVLKKPDVSLTKHFNAAKKLRQGVVLIEDIDNLFPSLRAHPAAHWFLREQLKRPTFGGAIVASARRPEMLHADELDAFTYVVPVFYVDQRLREVVMVSHVRATPIAADLDFHEVAIKTEWWSAKELRDLMAWSPRDGRTLTHEMVLERVRVTGGNIVTDSRRKRTQELLRFTAAHCTSNYIRENIEFRFGTSIPMPAEVPPPPNITLSIEQVIMSQEIKQAGVVVNPGGQASGFTVNQTLTEAAEDIDLEKLARGLVALRAALQQEPDTPHKPTAIAAVTEAEVAAKSGDRSKAIGLLAKAGKWSLSVATKIGESVAAAAIKAALDIK